A stretch of Desulfobacterales bacterium DNA encodes these proteins:
- a CDS encoding glycosyltransferase family 2 protein translates to MPNIAVLIPCYNEEHTIRKVIRDFRKELPNATIYVYDNNCNDTTAQKAEDENAIVRYEKKQGKGNVVRTMFRDIEADFYVMVDGDCTYPAEKVHDLLKHVISGEADMTVGARLDEFSDKSFRPFHKIGNEAIKWTINFLFDCRLRDILSGYRCFNRKFVKSIPVLSQGFEVETELTLQALDKNMVIKEVQIPYRERPEGSYSKLSTFRDGIRIIKTILSIFKDYMPLKCFSFIGLMTFLMGLGFGSIPIYEFIRTAKVTHPSTAVLATGIVLISLLSFITGLILESSKRRHKELFQIIIDHKISHVNELHMDYTERLYHQNLLDRTG, encoded by the coding sequence ATGCCAAATATCGCTGTACTAATCCCCTGCTATAATGAAGAACATACAATAAGAAAAGTTATCCGTGATTTCCGAAAAGAACTGCCCAATGCAACCATCTATGTCTACGACAACAATTGTAATGACACGACGGCCCAAAAAGCTGAAGATGAAAACGCTATTGTCCGCTATGAAAAAAAACAGGGAAAGGGCAATGTGGTCAGAACCATGTTCCGAGATATTGAAGCAGATTTTTATGTCATGGTGGATGGAGATTGCACCTATCCGGCTGAGAAAGTACATGACCTGCTAAAGCATGTTATATCCGGTGAGGCTGATATGACGGTCGGAGCCCGCCTGGACGAATTTTCTGATAAATCATTCAGGCCGTTTCACAAAATTGGTAATGAGGCAATCAAATGGACGATTAACTTTCTGTTCGACTGCCGACTGAGGGACATTCTGTCCGGTTACCGGTGTTTCAATAGAAAATTTGTCAAAAGCATCCCTGTTCTCAGCCAGGGATTTGAAGTAGAAACCGAATTGACCCTTCAGGCTCTGGATAAGAACATGGTAATTAAAGAAGTCCAAATTCCCTATCGTGAGCGGCCCGAAGGCAGTTATTCCAAGCTCAGTACCTTCAGAGACGGAATCCGGATTATTAAAACCATACTCTCCATATTTAAAGATTACATGCCGTTAAAATGTTTCTCTTTCATAGGCCTGATGACCTTTCTAATGGGGCTGGGCTTCGGATCAATACCGATTTATGAATTTATTCGGACCGCCAAGGTTACTCATCCTTCAACAGCCGTATTGGCAACCGGTATTGTTCTGATCTCATTATTATCATTTATTACCGGTTTAATCCTGGAGTCATCAAAACGAAGACATAAAGAACTTTTCCAGATTATCATTGATCATAAGATCAGCCATGTAAATGAACTTCATATGGACTACACAGAGCGTTTATATCACCAAAACCTTCTGGATCGAACAGGCTAA
- a CDS encoding PAS domain S-box protein: MKNELRILILADDDSLAKMVEFELRKADLLFTSRTVNSKKTLANKLALFLPDIVLSEYELAGFEGLSALEFVKKYYPDLPFVIISEAIGEEKAIEVFKKGVTDFVLKHRLSQLAGVIQRALHEAVKGKVLKKIQEERTLFLFELGKRVTELTVVNQISRILQNQNNSPSELFKQIVSIMPMAWQYPDITAARIIFKDEEFKTLNFMESPWQQSCRFFVNSIPGMVDIFYLEEMPNEFEGPFLSEERTLLNMIAELLKFFLERRYANEALKHNEALFRTVLETLPVGVWMIKPDGNIVLENSACRNIIGGGRCDHAYQFQEKLGWWMDTGQRITPDEWPVSRVFKNGSSRLNKISRIRCLDGCCKTIVSSAVPIRNEKNEIVAAIEVNEDVTEQKRAETALKESEKKYSTLVESSLTGIYINQNGRIVFLNNRFAEIYGYRREELIGIESWKLVYPDDRAFVDEMRERRLSGEGVPAEYEARGLKKDEQVIWVVRTHCVIDYNGKLSILGNLVDITHRKQMEQDLQRSHKELRYLSAQLLRAQEDERKKIARDLHDTIAQNLLAIKIFLEDKAIQLHNRRIPIDITLDDLIDMANCSIQELRRIMADLRPSILDDLGLMAAVHWHCVEFHKTYPLIRLEKQFDLREQQIPDSLKVVMYRIFQEAMNNVAKHSAADTVRLILREYRGRIEIIVEDNGVGFDARRQISQPGESKKFGLLGLKERSELSNGSFQIRSRKGKGTLLKVAWQL; this comes from the coding sequence CTTGCGAAGATGGTGGAATTTGAACTTCGAAAGGCGGATTTGTTGTTTACTTCAAGGACAGTGAATTCAAAGAAAACGTTGGCAAATAAATTGGCTCTTTTTTTACCTGATATAGTCCTGTCCGAGTATGAACTGGCTGGATTTGAAGGGCTTTCGGCCCTGGAGTTTGTAAAGAAATATTATCCGGATCTGCCGTTTGTAATTATCTCCGAAGCGATCGGGGAAGAAAAGGCTATCGAGGTATTTAAAAAAGGCGTTACGGATTTTGTCCTGAAGCATCGTCTTTCACAGCTTGCCGGGGTGATTCAGCGGGCCTTGCATGAAGCCGTTAAGGGGAAAGTCCTTAAAAAAATTCAAGAGGAAAGAACGCTGTTTCTTTTTGAATTAGGCAAAAGAGTCACCGAATTGACAGTGGTGAATCAGATTTCTCGTATTCTTCAGAATCAGAACAATTCCCCCTCCGAGTTGTTTAAACAGATTGTATCGATAATGCCGATGGCCTGGCAATATCCTGACATTACGGCTGCGCGTATTATCTTCAAAGATGAAGAATTTAAAACATTAAACTTCATGGAAAGCCCATGGCAGCAGAGTTGCCGGTTTTTTGTCAATTCCATCCCCGGTATGGTGGATATTTTTTACCTGGAAGAAATGCCAAACGAGTTTGAAGGACCTTTTCTCAGCGAAGAAAGGACCCTTTTGAATATGATCGCGGAACTGCTGAAATTTTTTCTGGAGCGAAGATACGCAAATGAAGCGTTAAAACACAACGAAGCTCTGTTCAGGACCGTTCTGGAAACCCTTCCGGTCGGGGTCTGGATGATCAAGCCGGACGGGAATATCGTTCTGGAAAATTCGGCATGCCGAAATATCATAGGCGGTGGCCGATGCGATCATGCATACCAGTTTCAGGAGAAACTGGGGTGGTGGATGGATACCGGACAGAGAATAACCCCTGATGAGTGGCCGGTTTCCAGGGTTTTTAAAAACGGATCGTCACGATTGAACAAGATTTCACGGATCCGGTGCCTTGACGGGTGTTGTAAAACCATCGTGAGTTCAGCCGTCCCCATTCGAAATGAAAAAAATGAGATTGTCGCCGCGATTGAAGTCAATGAAGATGTTACGGAACAAAAGCGGGCCGAAACAGCGCTCAAGGAATCCGAAAAAAAATACAGCACCCTGGTTGAAAGTTCCCTGACAGGCATTTATATCAATCAGAACGGCAGAATCGTATTTTTGAATAACCGGTTTGCAGAAATTTACGGGTATCGGCGGGAGGAACTCATCGGTATCGAATCATGGAAACTGGTATATCCGGATGATCGTGCGTTTGTCGATGAGATGCGGGAAAGGCGGCTCAGCGGCGAGGGTGTGCCGGCGGAATACGAAGCAAGAGGTCTTAAAAAAGATGAACAGGTGATCTGGGTGGTCAGAACCCATTGCGTGATAGACTATAACGGGAAGTTGTCAATCCTTGGCAATCTGGTCGATATTACCCACCGTAAACAGATGGAACAGGATCTTCAGCGTTCGCATAAAGAATTGCGGTACCTGTCGGCTCAGCTTCTCAGGGCCCAGGAGGATGAGAGAAAAAAAATTGCACGTGACCTTCATGATACCATTGCTCAGAATCTTCTGGCCATTAAAATTTTTCTCGAAGATAAAGCCATTCAACTCCATAACCGCCGGATTCCGATTGATATTACGCTGGATGACCTGATTGATATGGCCAACTGCAGTATTCAGGAATTAAGAAGAATCATGGCTGATTTGAGGCCTTCCATTCTGGATGATCTTGGCCTGATGGCAGCCGTTCACTGGCATTGTGTGGAGTTTCATAAGACTTATCCGCTTATCCGTCTGGAAAAACAGTTCGATCTCAGGGAACAGCAGATACCGGATTCTCTGAAGGTAGTGATGTATCGGATTTTTCAGGAGGCAATGAATAATGTGGCCAAACACAGCGCAGCTGACACGGTCCGGTTGATTCTCCGGGAATACAGGGGCCGAATTGAAATTATTGTCGAAGACAATGGCGTGGGGTTTGATGCCCGCCGCCAGATTTCCCAGCCAGGGGAGTCGAAAAAATTCGGTCTTCTGGGTTTGAAAGAGCGCTCGGAGCTTTCTAACGGATCATTTCAGATCAGGTCACGAAAAGGCAAGGGGACGTTGTTGAAAGTGGCCTGGCAGCTGTAA
- a CDS encoding VWA domain-containing protein, giving the protein MKNKKISADQTGAVLITFAILLTVLIGFTALGVEAGKWYLVKAELAKAVDAAALAGAKNISNPQLQSNGDLEALIKDFGRENFSDSYLGTTSMSMSVEFPDDDSGRVEVTGSTVSPSILAQLFGVDEVTVGNFGAATKRNVEIMMVLDRSGSMNYGSAMSNLKIAAKNFLDYFEDTQDLDRAGLISFSMAATVDFSLQENFVDSMKAKINAMKASGYTNAEDGIGQSDGPDGFTDQTDVLASNRVQQFLIFFTDGNPNAFRSNFTRLGKDYDAVVYEASAYGNGTGKVCGGGALCNPVTGNSLSVPPLPTGDGLIASLSACGTKTTRWWVFEDPDYPVTGYTSPYCNLPDGLSPNVLRSYVSDTARQMAINHAAALKAKDVTIYVIALGSETTGQIRKDFLEQIASSPSTEYYYQTPDSSELNAIFNTIAKEIKLRLVE; this is encoded by the coding sequence TTGAAAAATAAAAAAATCTCTGCAGATCAAACTGGTGCCGTCCTGATAACCTTTGCAATTCTTTTGACGGTGCTCATTGGATTTACCGCACTGGGCGTGGAGGCTGGCAAATGGTATCTGGTAAAGGCGGAATTGGCCAAAGCGGTCGATGCCGCCGCGCTTGCCGGGGCAAAAAACATATCCAATCCCCAGCTTCAAAGTAACGGAGACCTGGAAGCGCTGATCAAAGACTTTGGACGGGAAAACTTCTCGGACAGCTATTTAGGCACCACTTCCATGTCCATGTCGGTAGAATTTCCTGACGATGATTCCGGGAGGGTCGAAGTGACCGGAAGTACGGTTTCGCCTTCAATTCTTGCCCAGTTATTCGGAGTCGATGAAGTTACCGTGGGAAATTTTGGGGCAGCGACCAAACGGAATGTCGAAATCATGATGGTCCTGGACCGATCCGGTTCCATGAATTATGGAAGTGCCATGTCCAATCTGAAAATAGCCGCAAAAAACTTCCTGGATTATTTTGAAGATACCCAGGATTTGGACAGGGCCGGTCTCATCTCATTTTCCATGGCTGCAACAGTGGATTTTTCCCTTCAGGAGAACTTTGTTGACAGTATGAAGGCAAAAATTAATGCCATGAAGGCCAGCGGCTATACCAATGCAGAGGACGGCATCGGCCAGAGCGATGGCCCGGATGGGTTCACGGATCAGACAGATGTGCTGGCAAGCAATCGCGTCCAGCAGTTTTTAATTTTCTTTACGGATGGAAACCCCAATGCCTTCAGAAGCAATTTCACCCGTCTGGGGAAAGATTATGATGCCGTGGTTTACGAGGCCAGCGCATACGGAAATGGAACCGGTAAAGTATGCGGGGGCGGAGCGTTATGTAACCCCGTAACAGGGAATAGTCTGTCTGTCCCCCCGCTCCCTACAGGTGACGGTTTGATCGCATCTTTATCGGCATGCGGCACAAAAACCACCCGGTGGTGGGTATTTGAAGATCCTGATTACCCTGTGACAGGCTATACTTCCCCCTATTGCAATCTTCCTGACGGGCTATCTCCCAATGTGCTGAGAAGCTATGTGTCCGATACCGCCCGCCAGATGGCAATAAACCATGCCGCGGCACTTAAGGCCAAAGACGTCACCATCTATGTGATCGCTCTGGGTAGTGAAACCACGGGACAGATACGCAAAGATTTTCTTGAACAGATCGCCAGCAGTCCCTCAACAGAATACTATTATCAAACTCCGGATTCCAGTGAACTGAATGCCATTTTCAACACGATCGCCAAAGAAATTAAATTGCGCCTGGTAGAATAG
- a CDS encoding pilus assembly protein, whose product MSTHLMRLKLLGCKKGVAAVEFALIVPVLLILIFGIIDFGRLIHARMVITNVSREGGNLASRFKNISSEGDTLLDLLQTSGAPLSLAGDGKIYITRIDAGTSSKIPPKKAAQVEKGSLSVNSSCENTHFGLSQELYDHLKFDETNQTADISEVIVTEVFYKYSAITPLPEFITNIFTDGTIILSSKSVF is encoded by the coding sequence ATGTCGACTCACTTAATGCGCCTTAAATTACTTGGTTGCAAGAAGGGCGTCGCGGCAGTGGAGTTTGCCCTCATTGTTCCGGTTTTGCTCATTTTAATCTTTGGAATCATCGATTTTGGAAGACTGATTCATGCCCGCATGGTGATTACCAATGTAAGCCGCGAGGGGGGAAATCTGGCCTCACGTTTTAAAAATATTTCAAGTGAGGGAGATACGCTGCTTGACCTGCTGCAAACATCCGGCGCCCCCCTTTCCCTTGCCGGGGACGGGAAAATTTATATTACCAGAATCGACGCCGGAACTTCGTCGAAAATCCCTCCAAAGAAAGCCGCACAGGTTGAAAAAGGCAGCCTTTCGGTCAACAGCAGTTGCGAAAACACTCATTTTGGATTGTCACAGGAATTATATGACCATCTGAAATTTGATGAAACAAACCAGACGGCTGACATTTCAGAAGTCATTGTGACCGAGGTGTTTTATAAATACAGCGCGATTACTCCGCTGCCTGAATTTATTACAAATATTTTTACGGATGGGACTATCATCTTAAGTAGCAAATCCGTTTTTTAA